In Haliaeetus albicilla chromosome 14, bHalAlb1.1, whole genome shotgun sequence, one genomic interval encodes:
- the ANKRD16 gene encoding ankyrin repeat domain-containing protein 16 isoform X2, whose amino-acid sequence MAEGERPRPLLRLVQEGRLDLLRDELRPDDALVPAVRSQRYGRSGDTLLHHAARYGHRDVLAYLVEVLGMDIEAFNSDYKRPLHEAASMGHGECVSYLLERGASVDCLKKADWTPLMMACTRQNLEVIKALVEHGANPLLKNKDGWNCFHIASREGHPQVLRYLLDMSPSSWDTESTIKRTPLHTAAMHGCFDIVELLLERCQYKPDSRDKCGVTPFMDAIQNGHVNIARLLLEKHQACPSAVDVLGAQPLHRAAVTAQDEAIQFLVSKLGVDVNERATALQLTALHYAAKA is encoded by the exons ATGGCGGAGGGGGAGAGGCCGAGGCCGCTCCTCCGGCTGGTGCAGGAAGGACGGCTGGACCTCCTCCGGGACGAGCTGCGGCCGGACGATGCGCTGGTCCCAGCAGTGCGGAGCCAGCGCTATGGGCGCTCGGGGGACACGCTGCTGCACCACGCTGCCCGATACGGGCACCGGGACGTCCTCGCCTACCTGGTAGAGGTGCTGGGGATGGACATTGAGGCGTTTAATAGCGACTACAAAAGACCCCTCCACGAAGCGGCCTCCATGGGCCATGGGGAGTGTGTCTCCTACCTCCTGGAGAGAGGCGCAAGCGTAGACTGCTTGAAAAAGGCAGACTG GACTCCCCTAATGATGGCTTGCACCAGGCAAAACCTGGAGGTGATCAAAGCTCTTGTGGAGCATGGAGCCAACCCACTGCTGAAGAATAAGGATGGCTGGAATTGCTTCCACATCGCGAGCCGTGAGGGCCATCCCCAGGTCCTCCGGTACCTGCTGGACATGTCCCCGAGCAGCTGGGACACAGAGAGCACAATTAAGAGAACGCCTCTGCACACAGCAG CAATGCACGGCTGTTTTGACATTGTGGAGCTGCTCCTGGAGCG GTGCCAGTACAAACCTGACAGCAGAGACAAATGTGGAGTCACTCCCTTTATGGATGCTATCCAGAACGGGCACGTCAACATTGCCCGGCTGCTCCTGGAAAAACACCAG GCCTGTCCTTCAGCCGTGGATGTGCTGGGCGCTCAACCTCTGCACCGGGCAGCCGTCACGGCCCAGGATGAAGCCATCCAGTTCCTCGTCTCCAAGCTGGGTGTTGATGTCAACGAGAGAGCAACGGCCCTCCAACTCACAGCACTGCACTACGCAGCCAAG gcCTGA
- the ANKRD16 gene encoding ankyrin repeat domain-containing protein 16 isoform X1 — translation MAEGERPRPLLRLVQEGRLDLLRDELRPDDALVPAVRSQRYGRSGDTLLHHAARYGHRDVLAYLVEVLGMDIEAFNSDYKRPLHEAASMGHGECVSYLLERGASVDCLKKADWTPLMMACTRQNLEVIKALVEHGANPLLKNKDGWNCFHIASREGHPQVLRYLLDMSPSSWDTESTIKRTPLHTAAMHGCFDIVELLLERCQYKPDSRDKCGVTPFMDAIQNGHVNIARLLLEKHQACPSAVDVLGAQPLHRAAVTAQDEAIQFLVSKLGVDVNERATALQLTALHYAAKEGHAHTIQTLLSLGADVHAKDGKSRSALHAACAGQQADAARILLRAGLQDAPDSTGTLARQLARKPDVIQVFQDTNVSA, via the exons ATGGCGGAGGGGGAGAGGCCGAGGCCGCTCCTCCGGCTGGTGCAGGAAGGACGGCTGGACCTCCTCCGGGACGAGCTGCGGCCGGACGATGCGCTGGTCCCAGCAGTGCGGAGCCAGCGCTATGGGCGCTCGGGGGACACGCTGCTGCACCACGCTGCCCGATACGGGCACCGGGACGTCCTCGCCTACCTGGTAGAGGTGCTGGGGATGGACATTGAGGCGTTTAATAGCGACTACAAAAGACCCCTCCACGAAGCGGCCTCCATGGGCCATGGGGAGTGTGTCTCCTACCTCCTGGAGAGAGGCGCAAGCGTAGACTGCTTGAAAAAGGCAGACTG GACTCCCCTAATGATGGCTTGCACCAGGCAAAACCTGGAGGTGATCAAAGCTCTTGTGGAGCATGGAGCCAACCCACTGCTGAAGAATAAGGATGGCTGGAATTGCTTCCACATCGCGAGCCGTGAGGGCCATCCCCAGGTCCTCCGGTACCTGCTGGACATGTCCCCGAGCAGCTGGGACACAGAGAGCACAATTAAGAGAACGCCTCTGCACACAGCAG CAATGCACGGCTGTTTTGACATTGTGGAGCTGCTCCTGGAGCG GTGCCAGTACAAACCTGACAGCAGAGACAAATGTGGAGTCACTCCCTTTATGGATGCTATCCAGAACGGGCACGTCAACATTGCCCGGCTGCTCCTGGAAAAACACCAG GCCTGTCCTTCAGCCGTGGATGTGCTGGGCGCTCAACCTCTGCACCGGGCAGCCGTCACGGCCCAGGATGAAGCCATCCAGTTCCTCGTCTCCAAGCTGGGTGTTGATGTCAACGAGAGAGCAACGGCCCTCCAACTCACAGCACTGCACTACGCAGCCAAG GAAGGACACGCACACACCATCCAGACACTGCTGTCCCTTGGCGCTGATGTCCATGCAAAGGATGGGAAGAGCCGTTCTG ccctgcacgcAGCGTGCGCTGGGCAGCAGGCGGACGCCGCGCGGATCCTGCTCCGTGCTGGGCTGCAAGATGCCCCGGATAGCACGGGCACGCTGGCGCGGCAGCTTGCGAGGAAGCCAGATGTCATCCAGGTTTTCCAGGATACAAATGTCAGCGCGTGA